GCGGTTTATACAATTGGTGCTAACAATAAAGTAAGTTTAAAACTTCATACTAAGTCAGGCGAAAAAACTGTCAGTGTTGTGATCCAAAGTTCAACTTAAAATATATAAAACAAAAACACTAAAAAAGTATGCTGTATAATTTAAGCATACTTTCTATTTAACTAATCTAAAGAACTTTTTTGTAAATGAACTTTAACAGTTTCTATTCTTTTTTCCTTAACTTCTTCTATAGTAAAAATCATATCTTTATACTCAACACTTTGTCTTTCATCATCTTCTGGAATATGTCCAATAAGTTTGATAATAAGTCCTCCAAGTGTATCATAATCATCTGTTTCCTCATCCAAATCTAAATCCAATTGCTCATTTAATTCCCTTATAGGCATAATTCCTTTAATTATGAAGATATCCTCATCAATTTTTCGAATATAATTCTCATCCTCATCATATTCATCATTAATGTTTCCCATTATTTCTTCAATTAAATCCTCTATTGTAACTATACCAGAAAATCCACCATATTCATCAATTAATACTGCCATATGCTTTCTGGATACTTGAAGCTCCTTAAATAATTCATTTATATTTTTTCTTTCAGGAACAAAATACGCTGTTTGTAATATGTTTTTTATATTAACATTGTCAAAGCCAACTTTACGTGCTTCCACTATGAAATCCTTCATATACAAAATACCTATTATATTATCACTGTCACCTTCAAATACTGGTATACGTGAATATTTAACTTCTAAAAGTTCGTCAATATACTCTTTTAAAGGCTTATCTATATTAATTAAATACACCTCTGTTCTCGGTGTCATTACCTCTTCTGCTGCTTTATCATCAAACTCAAAAATACTATTAATCATTTCTTTTTCAGCTTCATTAATTACACCATATTCTTGTCCTGCTTCAACTATTGATTTAATTTCTTCTATAGATACTTTCTCCTCCAATTTAACCATATTCATACCTGTTAATTTTAATAAAATATTGGTAGAAGCGGAAAGTAACTTAACAAATGGTACTGTAATTTTAGATACATATAATATGGGTCTTGCTGAAAACATTGCAATTTTTTGTGATTTTTGAAGTGCTATCCTTTTTGGAAATAACTCACCAAAAACAAGTGTAAAATAAGATAACACAAGTGTAACCAATACAAATGCTATTTGACTTCCATATGGAATATTCATTTTTTGTAAGTAACTACCAAACCTGTCTGAAAGGCCTGTAGCCGCTGATGCACTTGAAAAAAAGCTTGCCAATGTTATTCCAACCTGAACTGTTGATAAGAACTTAGTTGGTTCTTTAATTAACCTCTGTAAGATTTGAGCCTTTTTGTTTCCTTCCTCTGCTAAGACCTTTAGCTTAGTCTTATTAAGGGATACTATAGACATCTCTGCTGAAGAAAAAAAGGCATTTACTAATGTAAGTATCGCTATCAAAATGAATTGAAAAATTATGTTAGCTGGGTCGGGATCTGATTCCATTTAATTGTTTCCTCCTAAAAATAAATTAGCTTAATTTTATCACATTTATATATATATATCAAATTATAACACTATATCACCTTTTAATTCTACCCCTTATTATCCCATTACATAATTTATATATTATTTATGTATTACATTACATTTACTTGACTTTTTTTCTTAAATTGGTTAATATAGGTATGAATATAATATGTATATCAATTATATGTGTACATGTGTTTTAGGAGGTAAATTATGAAATCTTTGGACAAATCCCTTGGTATGTATATAAACTACATCAACAGAAAAATGCTTAGACTCTTATCTTCAAAATTAAAAAGTTATAATATAACGACAGAACAATGGTCTGTATTAATAAATCTAGTTGAAAAAGATGGTATCAATCAAAAACATTTAGCTGCAACAGTTGATAAGGATCAAGCAACTCTAGTTAGAATATTAGATATCCTTGAGAAAAAGAATTTAGCCACACGAAAAAAGTGCAGCGAAGACAGGCGTTCATTTTTAATATATTCCACTGAGGAAGGGAGGGCATTAGAAGCAAAGGTATATCCTATTATTGAAGATTTATTTAAAAATATTATAAATGGTATTTCCAAAGATCAATTGATTTTATTTTTAAACACTTTAAGTACACTTGAAAAAAATATTTCTATTGAGGAGGAAAAAATACATGGAAGAAACTCTAGAGGACCTGAATCTTAATAAAAAAAATTATAATGTGCTACCTATAAGCATTGCTCTAATACTTGCAGGTTTTTGCTGTATGTTAAGTGAAACTTTATTAAATATGGCACTTAAAAATTTGATGGCTCAATTTTCTGTATCTGCAACTACTGTTCAATGGCTTAGTACAGGTTATATGCTTATTATGGGAATTTTAATTCCTGTTTCTGCCCTACTTATTCAAACTTTTACAACTAGAC
The Clostridium felsineum DSM 794 DNA segment above includes these coding regions:
- a CDS encoding hemolysin family protein encodes the protein MESDPDPANIIFQFILIAILTLVNAFFSSAEMSIVSLNKTKLKVLAEEGNKKAQILQRLIKEPTKFLSTVQVGITLASFFSSASAATGLSDRFGSYLQKMNIPYGSQIAFVLVTLVLSYFTLVFGELFPKRIALQKSQKIAMFSARPILYVSKITVPFVKLLSASTNILLKLTGMNMVKLEEKVSIEEIKSIVEAGQEYGVINEAEKEMINSIFEFDDKAAEEVMTPRTEVYLINIDKPLKEYIDELLEVKYSRIPVFEGDSDNIIGILYMKDFIVEARKVGFDNVNIKNILQTAYFVPERKNINELFKELQVSRKHMAVLIDEYGGFSGIVTIEDLIEEIMGNINDEYDEDENYIRKIDEDIFIIKGIMPIRELNEQLDLDLDEETDDYDTLGGLIIKLIGHIPEDDERQSVEYKDMIFTIEEVKEKRIETVKVHLQKSSLD
- a CDS encoding MarR family winged helix-turn-helix transcriptional regulator; protein product: MKSLDKSLGMYINYINRKMLRLLSSKLKSYNITTEQWSVLINLVEKDGINQKHLAATVDKDQATLVRILDILEKKNLATRKKCSEDRRSFLIYSTEEGRALEAKVYPIIEDLFKNIINGISKDQLILFLNTLSTLEKNISIEEEKIHGRNSRGPES